In the genome of Lathyrus oleraceus cultivar Zhongwan6 chromosome 4, CAAS_Psat_ZW6_1.0, whole genome shotgun sequence, the window tacTACTGAtgttactattattattatttattttatttatttcatttataaaatattattatttatttattgattttttattgtttttcttattaTTTGTTGTTATTACTGTTCGTATTACTATTTATTGCAATTATTAGTATTATTGaatttttatttatcattattcattattttatttttatttttattttttattttattaattattaatattattatttatttattgattgattgatttatttattattattattagtattacTATTAATTGCGATTATTAGTATTACTGAATTTTATTTATCATTATCtattattgtttgtttatttttttttattaactattattattattatatatttatttattttgtttatttttattattcttaTTATTAGTTATTATCATTATCAATTGTTGtcattatttgtttattttattttatttatcattatttattattatttgtaTAAGTTTTCcagattattattattattagttttgttttattattattatcatatttatttattaattaattgGTCATTACTTattaaagatatatatatatatatatatatatatatatatatatatatatatttttttttaatttgatttaattgtCCGATTGATTTTTCACAAATGCGTagtaattttaaaattaaaaattcaatttaacttccgattttacttcgagtcccttggctttctcttgggccttcttacaacgaaattcttttattattttttttatttttatttttttctttttcaaactGTCTTTCAAAACTTATatcatttaattattatattGTACCCCCATTCCTAAACACGTGTAATAAATTTACCGCTTTCATTTACTTTACTGTACTATTTGATTGTTAACAgaagattaaaatcaacccttttagaaaagaacaaaaacaaacactcgatccaacgtcgagtcttttttccaaatcaaatccaaattgattgcaaagtcgagcactaccccccgccacatccaaactATTTTCATAAAGTCAACTTCAGACACTTGATCCAATTTCAAGTTGTCCCGCTGTTTTTAAAAGCTTTTCACAATAGAAATGaaagaaactgattaagtttagactttctctgttttgaatgttaggatactgctgtagagctcaatgttcaaacattcgtcttccatattaaaatacaataattactagaattaagtcatttctcttatagaagaaaaagattgattgggtatcgaccttctctttcccgattatttggacactgctgtagagctctctgtctgactaatcgtcttccgttaatgaactttgacctaatttgccacacattttcataataaaattttggatgaaaagagagtgattgagcttaggcctcttccttttcgagcatctgagtactgcagtagagctccctgcttagatgcttgtctccgcttaaaatcaactcaaactcatcaaacttgttttccgcccttgtgcgactccgaaaacatttttcagaaaagagtatgcaacatccattttgatgcgaaacaaataaagacttcagcctccatgagtgagcagcaagtaaaggtttaatctctcaaatgtgatccaagcatcactctctttaaaagcaattcacccagtagttctctttgggtagaactacgtatgccttgagttcttcatagcacctggagatacgtaggagcaggattgcgaaatcttgtcaggcacattaatattaaaacaCCCCTACGTCTTTCCTTTCTCTATTTCTATTTCCTCACCCGATAAGTAGAAGATCACAAacgatatcacgctaacactctaacacgaaactaactaaatgggtcccatcgagtacgatggatgtgaggggtgctaataccttccccttgcataaccgactcccgaacccaatttggttgcgacgaccatttctttttgatttttatgggttttattgatatttcccctttccctctttgggaataaataaagttcggtggcgactctgttttgtttatacttcgagcgttccttacgcttgggtatttttcgcgccgcgacagctggcgactctgttggggaagaGATGATCTCCTATGCGAGTCCACCCTAGTTTAGTTTATTTTGTGCTTGAGTGTTTCTTTTATCTATTTATTTACTTCTTATTTGTTCTATCTATATATGCCTTTATTATCTGTATTTTCAATTGCTGTATTATTAATATATGGTATCATTGGAACTTTCTGGACTATTGGCATTTGTGTGAGGAAAAGCTTTATACCCGAGCTATGAGAAAAACTTAAGTTaggatggtggttgtgtagtattgacctgcgagatatcggactcgttaggttgatgcgagaaccccactcagatgagatcccttgaaagtattactgtcttacgattagtcgtttTGGTGGTGATACTTTCAACCTCGATCTATGATTCTAAGGACCTTTTGTAGAACCCTGAACCTATGGCTTTTAGGAccgatggttgtgtagtgttaacctatgagacttaggactcgttgggttaatacgaagacctcactcagaatagatcatttttgaggatattattgtcttacgagtagtcgttctgacgataatattatcaggtgtgatccatgactctgggaaccgtgtctagaaccgtggagtcgatagttgtgtagtattgacctacgagacttaggactcgttgggttaatacaaagacctcacctagaaTAGATCCTTTTTAAGATATTATTGTCTTACGGTTAGTCAAATTGGAAATAATATTCTTGAAttgggtccatgactctaggaaccttttaaaCCCTAGAGCATACCTGTGTTTGGTTTTCCTATTCCTGGAACCTTTCCTCCACGAAGTAATTAATCAGAATGTTCCAATGATCACCTACCCAACTGTACATacataaacataaaacatttcataatcataacacaTTTGACATGTGCATATTTTCAAGGGACCTAAAGACTCGTTTGATTGCAGGCATTCAGAAGACATGGGTAGCAATCAAAAAAGTACTTATTCATTCAAGTTCAGGAATCCAAAGCTAGGATTGATTAAGGGGTTGATCTCAGATGTGAAAAAAATCAGAAggaacaacttttgtgttgagtatggtgacctgttgactatcatgaacaccgaggtggatgcttgggccattttcactttggcacaattctatgatcctccctTGCGGTGTTTCACATTCCAGGACTTCCAGTTGGCGCCAACACTGGAAGAGTTCTCACATATAGCAAACATTGGTATCAAGGATGAAATCCCTTACACCGGTCTAGGGGAACTTCCTACACATCAACAAATAGGTTCAGCTATACATCTAGATAAAGCGGAAGTGAAAGTTAATCTTAGACCAAAAGGAGACACTTCAGGTTTCACTTTGAAGTTCTTAGTGGGAAAAGCTTCAGATTTCAAAAGTAAAGAAGATTGGGTCGCTTTCAATGCTGTGTTAGCCTTGATACTCTGTGGGATTGTCTTATTCCCGAACATTGATGACTTCGTGGACATGACTGCTATACGCATTTTCTTGCTCAAGAATCCCATTCCCCATCTTGCTTGCAGATGTTTATCACTCTATCCATTGGAGAAATGAGAAGAAGGGGGGGATGATCCAGTGTTGCGCTCCTTTACTGTATAAATGGTTCTTATCTCACTTACCAAGCGAAGGGCCTTTTGTTCAGAACAAGGATAACCTCAAGTGGTCTAAAAAAATCATGTCTCTCACTGCCAATGACATCACATGGTACTCTCGTGTTTATGATGATGTGGACATAATCGTCAAATGTGGCAACTTCCATAATGTGTCACTCATAGGAACtcgaggttgcatcaattacaatcctgAGCTTGCTATGCGGCAACTTGGGTTTCCTATGAATGACAAACCAGAAGACAAGTTGTTAGAAGGTTTCTTGCTGGGAGAAGGAGGGAAGGACTTTGATTTGGTGAAGAGGATAGGTCGTGCCTGGACTAAAGTTCGTAGAGAAGGAAAAAGGGAGCCTGGAAAGAAGAATTGTATAGCTAGAGGGCCATATACAAGTTGGGTCCAAGCCAGAGCTTCTCAAGACAAACTACCATACCCTTATGAGCCTCCAATGCATACAAATCCTCCAGAACCTACTCACATCACTATAGAGGAAGCTAAAGAGCTCAAAGTTGTCATCCAAAGTttggaaaaagagaatgaagagctacGGTTGAACCTTCTCCGAATTACCGAAGAAAGGGATAATCATAAGTGGGAGCTTGGGCGGAAGAAAAcacaacttcaagcaaatgtggAAAGGACTGATAAGGAGGAATATAAGAGAAAAAGAGTCAAACAGGGGTTAGATCAGGCTGAGAGCTGTTTAAATACCGTCAAAAGCCAACTGAAAGAGGCTGAGAGGGATTGTCGTGAGAAAGAGAAATGGTGGAAGCTCGCCACAAAACAAAAGATGGAGATAAGAGAGACGCTTGAGGCTGAGATAGCCAACCTCAATGTTTCACTCTATGAATCAAAAGAAAGGGAAGAACGAGAATACCGCAGTAAAGAGAGTGCTCTGGCTGCTATTCAGGTTACACCTGAAATGTGGAAAGGAAAGTGCCAGGAGGCTGAAAATGCTAATGAGTGGGAACGATACTGGAGAGACCGACATGACTCTTTGCTACAAGAAGGTGAAGATTGGATGAACTCAAGGGAAAATGTGAATGCTAGTTTGGCAGCCTGTGAGGAAACCATCCAGTTTTTACATGAACAAAGAAATGAGTATCGAGACAAGTTTGCTAGTTTGATAGACTACTGTAATGGCATGGCTACGAATGTGCCTTTGATGCTAAGATGTGCTTTGGAAGACATAGACAATGACAACATCCCTCATTCAGTGACTGAATTTATTTATCTTTGTGAAAACATGATGAAAAGGTTCAAAGGAGAGTTGGAAGATCTCAACAAACAGAAGCCTGCAGTTTGACCTTTTTTTTTATGTTGTACTTTCctttatgtttgaaagaatattttgtactcaatccttgtactctattttgaattgaatgaatgaaggattttgagtttcttttgtacaaaaaagtttggttccattcttgttttattccCCGTGATCTCTTTGAATGTTTGCTAAGTTACAAGGAATCTAACACggttccctgaaaataaaattgaacataAGCATAAAAGACATTTTTAAATCCACGTACATTAACatatgcatcatgcatttcatttctcaaaacaaaaactcattCCATTTTTCCTCGTGTCCAGTAGTTCAAGCTGATTCCTCAACGTGCATACGCTACTCGCTCCAACACAAGAAGAATCATGGATGTAGTTAGAGAAGAACAAGCTGCCTTCAGAGAGGAGATGGACTCTGTCAAAAGCAAGATCAAGCAGATCTTTGAGGCTATACAAGCTCTGGCTAGAAGGGAAGAAGAGGCTCGTGTTGCCGCTGCTGCAAGGAACGATGCTCTAGTTCAAGGGGTTGCTCTTCAGTCAGGACCTTCAGTTCCTATTCCAAATCCCGTTATCTACGGTCTTCCTCCAGGTTTTGTTCCACCTCCTGAAAGAAGTCATGTGCCTCCACCTGCGCATACTTCTGGAGTAGCTGATGGAGTCACTGCGCAAGGACCTCCGATAGTCAATCAAGTGGTCATTCCCCGCACTGATGAGGAGCTCCAGGACGAGTTTGAAATGCAGAATTACAATGGAGCTACTCCAGTGGTCATCCCTACTGCTGCCTAAGATTCTGAGGCTATCTTGATGTGTCGTGCTCTAGCCGAAAAGCTAAGAATCTTGGAAGGACATAACTCAACCCGTTTAAGTGCCTTGGAGATGTGTCTAGTCCCAGACGTGGTGATTCCTCCAAAATTCAGAACgcctgaatttgaaaaatacaaaggactcacatgtcctaacatacatttgaaaatgtattacagaaaaatggctgcctatgccagagatgataagctcatgatccattgctttcaggacagtctaactggggcatctttggactggtacatgcagttggaatgtagcaacatccacacttgggatgagttggctgaagcattcgcaaagcaatacaaatataatactgacatggcaccaaaccgtactcagcttcagagtatggcccagaaagacaatgaatcttttaaagaatacgcacaacgctggagagaattggctgcaagGGTGCACCTGCCGTTGGTTGATCGTGAATTGATTGACATTTTCATGGGAACCTTGCAGGGCCAATATTATGAAAGATTGATCAGTAGTGTGTCCACAGGATTTTCTGACATGGTGATCGTGGGAGAAAGAGTAGAAGAAGGACTGAAGAATGGTAAAATCCAGGGAGGTTCCAACAGTCAACCAATcttgaagaagcctttcaacggATTCAAGAGGAAGGAGGGTGAGACTAGTGCCATTTCTTCTCAGAGGGGGAGACCACCGTACAAAGCTCCTGCTTCTGTGCCTTATTATCAGTACCCTTACGTAGCGGCTGCTCAATATCCAACCATGCCTTACCGTCCAATTACTCCCGTTCCTATTCCAGCTCCGGTACCTCACTATCAAGTTCCAGTTCCTCAATATCAAGCTCCACAACCTCAGTTCCAGGCTCCTCCACCTCAACATCAACAGAGAATTCAACAGAATAATCAACCACGTCCAGTTCAGCAGTAACGACCAAATCAACAGAGGCTATATCAACAGTACAATAATGTGAATACCACTCCTATCCTAATGACTTACACTCAATTGCTACCGTATCTGATTCAGAATGGGACTGTCGTGCCAAGGGCATTACCTCCAATGCCAAAGCCGCATAAGCCTTGGTATGATAAGAATGCTAGATGTGCCTTTCATGCTAATTCAGAGGGTCATACAACAGAGAATTGCAAAGTGTTCAAGCTCCGGGTCCAAGAGTTGATAAATCAGAAAATATTGTCTTTTGCTGATGTTCCAAATGTGGGGAACAATCCTTTGCCTAAACATGATGGTTCTGGTGTCAATGCTATAGAAAGTTCAATTGATGATGGATTGATAAAGAATGTGTTCAAGTTGAAGACTCTTTTAACAGTGGTCCATGCTAGATTAATGGAAGCAGAAATGATGAATGGAGTACATGATAATTGTGTGGTATGTTCATCCAACCCTGATCAGTGTGTTGAATTCAAAATTTGTCTTCAACGTTTGATGGATTAGAGGGTTATTCAGTTCACCAGAGCAAAGATTGATGAGGACGTTGCTGTGATTGTGCCTGTGTTTGATCAAGAGAGGCTTCCCAAGCCTTTTGTGGTCCCTTATCAGAGAATTGTTGACCTGGAGCCAGTGAAGAAGATTGAGCCCATGGTTATCCATGTTCCCGCTCCATTCTCATTTGACAGTACCAAAGCCGTGCCTTGGAACTATGAGCCTGTAGTTTATGTGGGTAACAAACCAGTAATCTTGAAAGAGCCAGATGTGACTAACATCGCTGGAGCTAGTGGTGTGACTCGAAGTGGAAGGGTTTTCGCTCCTGAAGTGATCCCAAACAAAGAAAGTGGACCAACAGTTGAACCAACAAATGGGAAAGAGGTGAATCCTCCTGAAGCAAGAGAAGGCTCATCTAAAAAAGCAGTGACTGTTGAAGAGGATAGAGAATTCTTGaagatcatcaagaagagtgattacaaggttgtagatcagctcaaccaaacttcttcaaaaatatccattctttctctacttatgagttctgaggctcatagGACTGCTCTATTGAAGTTCTTGAACGAAGCTTATGTGGCAGAAGATATCAGTGTTATTCAGTTTGATAATGTGGTTGCTAATCTCAATGCTAGTAGTTGTTTGATGTTCACTGATGATGATTTACCCCCTAATGGACGAGAACATAATATGGCACTTCATATCTCCATTCAATGTACAAATGTCACTTTGGCTCGAGTACTGGTAGATATAGGTTCATCCTTGAACGTGTTGCCTAAGACTACCCTGGCACAATTGAATATTGAAGGGGTGCAAATGAGACCCAGTGCTTtgatagtgaaagcttttgatgggtctaagcgaacagttattggggagattgacctcccaatcctgattggccctcaaactttccgtattaccttccaggtaatggatattaggcctgcctatagctgtctgttaggtagaccttggatccatgctgctggagctgtcacctcgacacttcaccaaaagctgaagtttgttacTTCTGGTAAGCTGGTATTAGTATCCGGAGAGGAAGATATTTTCGTCAGCCATTTGACTTATTTCAGATACATTGAAGTAGgtgaagacattgttgaaactcctctccaagcccttgaagtggtcaatatggtccagactaagccgaaacttgttgaagaacccaAGGGGGTCATGACCTCGTGGAAGAGTGTGAAAGCTGCAATTGAAGCTGGTTGCCCTGGAAGTTGGGGCACAATGATTGAACTACCAGAGAAGAAAGACAAGTGTGGATTAGGATATCAGCCGTCTATTGAACTTTTCAAAGATCAGAAGATACATCAGAGGAAGGTTCCTAGCATCCAGGAAATATTCTCCAAAGCTGGTTTCCGAAGTGATGatcaagtgaatgctcttgaagatgaagatctAGATTTGTCCAAGATGGTGTTTTGTGGACCTCCGGATGCTGCTCTCACTAACTGGAAGGCAACAGATGTTCCGGATATAGTTTCTTGTTCAAAGTAATTTACTGTTTTCTAAAACATCCAATGCCATGCCCAAGGCATATGGATAGCTTTGTAGGGCCCATTTTGTGTTAATATTTAAGCCTTATCATCAATACAAAGCACATTTTTTGAGATCCCTGTCTTTCatctttttaatttatttatttttttacaaacaaataaacaacaacaaaaaaatggcaatttttatttcacatcactttcatttttcaaaatcttcctctaaaaagaaaaatcatttccatgcagatcattaataactggatccattgaacacgacaatgctataatttcctatgacttcgacctcccgattaaccaagctgaagaggatGGTAAGGAAGACTACAAACTCCCAGAAGAGTTGACCAGAAttttgaaacaagaggaaaagatgattcagcctcatcaggaaccagtggatgtggtcaatctggggactgaggaggatagaaaggaagtcaaggtcggaa includes:
- the LOC127136665 gene encoding uncharacterized protein LOC127136665 translates to MVIVGERVEEGLKNGKIQGGSNSQPILKKPFNGFKRKEGETSAISSQRGRPPYKAPASVPYYQYPYVAAAQYPTMPYRPITPVPIPAPVPHYQVPVPQYQAPQPQFQAPPPQHQQRIQQNNQPRPVQQ